One genomic window of Thermococcus indicus includes the following:
- a CDS encoding thioredoxin family protein translates to MIVEYDGKFNFGSGKVVLWFSIPGCPPCRIVEGFMEELSGEFEEVTVVHINAGEWNDLVNRFDVLNVPTLVYIKDGEEVARQNLIRRKEEVLIRFEELRRL, encoded by the coding sequence TTGATAGTCGAGTATGACGGAAAGTTCAACTTCGGAAGCGGAAAGGTCGTGCTGTGGTTTTCCATCCCGGGCTGCCCGCCATGCAGGATAGTCGAGGGCTTCATGGAAGAGCTTAGCGGGGAATTTGAAGAGGTAACCGTCGTCCACATCAACGCAGGGGAATGGAACGACCTCGTGAACCGCTTTGACGTCCTCAACGTCCCGACACTGGTTTACATCAAGGATGGGGAGGAGGTAGCCAGGCAGAACCTCATACGGAGAAAGGAGGAGGTTCTCATAAGGTTTGAGGAGCTCAGGAGGCTCTGA